Proteins encoded in a region of the Planococcus shixiaomingii genome:
- the asnS gene encoding asparagine--tRNA ligase → MKKITIAEMAKYNGQTIKLGAWVANKRSSGKIAFLQLRDGTGFVQGVVVKAEVGEELFATAKGLTQETSLYVTGEVKEDERSAFGYELQVTGIEVLHVATDFPITPKEHGTEFLMDNRHLWLRSRKQHAIMKIRNEIIRSTYEFFNDNGFVKVDPPILTGSAPEGTSELFATKYFDEDAFLSQSGQLYMEAAAMALGKVFSFGPTFRAEKSKTRRHLIEFWMIEPEMAFVEHDESLEVQEQFVSHIVQSVLKNCKLELERLERDTSKLEKIKAPFPRISYDDAIKWLNDNGFDDIKWGDDFGAPHETAIAESYDMPVFIINYPIGIKPFYMQPHPERDDVVLCADLIAPEGYGEIIGGSERIYDYDLMKQRINEHNLDEEAYAWYLELSKYGAVPHSGFGLGLERTVAWISGAEHVRESIPFPRLLNRLYP, encoded by the coding sequence ATGAAAAAGATAACTATTGCTGAAATGGCAAAGTATAACGGACAAACAATTAAATTAGGAGCTTGGGTGGCCAACAAACGCTCAAGCGGGAAAATCGCATTCCTTCAATTGCGCGACGGTACAGGATTCGTGCAAGGCGTTGTAGTCAAAGCTGAAGTGGGAGAAGAGCTGTTTGCAACTGCAAAAGGCTTGACGCAAGAAACATCGCTATACGTAACGGGAGAAGTGAAAGAAGACGAACGTTCAGCTTTCGGTTATGAGTTGCAAGTAACGGGTATCGAAGTGCTCCACGTGGCAACGGATTTCCCGATTACTCCTAAAGAGCACGGCACCGAGTTTTTGATGGACAACCGCCACTTATGGCTGCGTTCAAGAAAACAGCATGCGATTATGAAAATCCGCAACGAAATCATCCGTTCAACATATGAATTCTTCAATGATAATGGATTTGTCAAAGTGGATCCACCGATTTTGACTGGTTCTGCGCCTGAAGGCACTTCAGAGCTTTTTGCTACAAAATATTTTGATGAAGACGCGTTCTTGTCGCAATCCGGCCAGCTTTATATGGAAGCTGCAGCAATGGCGTTAGGAAAAGTGTTTTCATTCGGTCCGACATTCCGTGCAGAAAAATCAAAAACGCGCCGCCACTTGATTGAATTCTGGATGATCGAACCGGAAATGGCATTTGTTGAACACGATGAAAGCTTAGAAGTACAAGAGCAGTTTGTTTCCCATATCGTCCAATCGGTTTTGAAAAACTGTAAATTGGAATTAGAGCGTTTAGAAAGAGATACATCGAAACTTGAAAAAATAAAAGCACCATTCCCGCGCATTTCATACGATGATGCCATCAAATGGTTGAACGACAACGGCTTTGACGATATCAAATGGGGCGACGATTTCGGCGCGCCACACGAAACGGCGATTGCTGAAAGCTACGATATGCCGGTATTCATCATCAATTACCCAATCGGCATCAAACCGTTTTATATGCAGCCACACCCTGAACGCGATGATGTTGTTCTATGTGCTGACTTGATCGCGCCTGAAGGTTACGGCGAAATCATCGGTGGATCTGAACGGATCTATGATTACGATCTGATGAAACAGCGCATCAATGAACACAACTTGGATGAAGAAGCTTATGCTTGGTATTTGGAATTAAGCAAGTACGGAGCGGTACCACATTCCGGCTTTGGACTTGGCTTAGAACGTACCGTGGCATGGATCAGCGGAGCTGAACATGTACGCGAATCCATTCCATTCCCGCGTCTATTGAACCGTCTTTATCCATAA
- a CDS encoding YpmA family protein has product MESKIEVLSTVNVTYQADLYKVVDALNRTLKHNNLMFGLALDKDDPTKAVFTIYKT; this is encoded by the coding sequence ATGGAATCCAAAATCGAAGTGCTTTCTACTGTAAATGTCACGTATCAAGCAGATTTGTATAAAGTGGTTGACGCTTTGAACCGGACATTGAAACACAATAACTTAATGTTTGGCTTGGCGCTTGATAAGGATGACCCGACAAAAGCAGTTTTCACAATTTATAAGACTTAG
- the nth gene encoding endonuclease III: protein MMTKKEWQQCLEEMDHMFPDAHCELIHRNPFDLLIATLLSAQCTDKLVNRVTATLFQKYAVPEDYISVPLEELEQDIRSIGLYRNKAKNIQALSRILIDQYDSQVPADRDLLMTLPGVGRKTANVVVSVAFGIPALAVDTHVERVAKRLGINRWKDAPLQVEETIMKKTPMENWSKTHHQIIFFGRYHCKAQNPACHICPLFERCREGKKREKKGLVKREIVTEVN, encoded by the coding sequence TTGATGACGAAAAAAGAGTGGCAGCAATGTCTTGAAGAAATGGACCATATGTTTCCGGACGCGCATTGCGAACTTATTCATAGAAATCCATTCGATTTATTAATTGCGACATTATTGTCTGCGCAGTGCACAGACAAACTGGTAAACCGGGTGACGGCCACATTATTTCAGAAATATGCAGTGCCAGAGGATTACATCTCGGTGCCTTTAGAAGAGTTGGAACAAGATATTCGGTCAATCGGCTTGTACCGAAACAAAGCAAAGAATATCCAGGCGCTTAGCCGGATACTGATCGATCAATACGACAGCCAGGTTCCGGCAGACCGGGACTTGTTGATGACGCTTCCCGGAGTCGGGCGCAAGACAGCCAACGTTGTCGTGTCGGTGGCATTTGGAATCCCTGCGCTGGCTGTGGATACTCATGTTGAACGAGTGGCCAAAAGGCTTGGGATCAATCGCTGGAAAGATGCACCGTTGCAAGTGGAAGAAACAATCATGAAAAAAACACCGATGGAGAATTGGTCTAAAACCCATCACCAAATCATCTTCTTCGGACGGTATCATTGCAAGGCGCAAAATCCTGCGTGCCATATTTGCCCGCTTTTCGAGCGGTGCAGAGAAGGAAAAAAACGTGAGAAAAAAGGACTTGTGAAGCGTGAAATTGTCACAGAAGTTAACTAA
- a CDS encoding pyridoxal phosphate-dependent aminotransferase, whose amino-acid sequence MFNLAERVQTLTPSTTLAITAKANELKASGVDVIGLGAGEPDYNTPENILAAAYQSMKDGKTKYTPSGGLPALKEAIINKLQQDQNLAYEPKEIMVGVGAKHVLYTLFQVLLNEGDEVIIPIPYWVSYPEQVKLAQGVPVYIEATSSQAYKVTAEQLRNAITERTKAVIINSPSNPTGMLYTKEELAELAEVCREKDILIISDEIYEKLIYGKALHTSVAELSEDAKKRTIVINGVSKSHSMTGWRIGYAAGDSTIIKAMTDLASHSTSNPTTTSQYAAIEAYNGPQDTVEEMRQAFEARLESIFPKVAAIPGFNVIRPEGAFYLLPDVAEAAQKTGYASVDDFATALLTEANVAVIPGSGFGAPRTIRLSYATSLEALTEAVARIEQFVKSKWQD is encoded by the coding sequence TTGTTTAATTTAGCAGAACGTGTCCAGACTTTAACACCTTCAACAACTTTAGCGATTACAGCAAAAGCGAACGAACTGAAAGCTTCTGGAGTTGATGTCATCGGACTAGGAGCAGGCGAACCGGATTATAATACCCCGGAAAATATTTTAGCTGCCGCCTACCAGTCGATGAAAGATGGTAAAACAAAATATACACCATCAGGCGGCTTGCCTGCTTTAAAAGAAGCGATCATCAATAAGCTGCAACAGGATCAGAATTTAGCTTACGAGCCGAAAGAAATCATGGTTGGCGTCGGCGCAAAACATGTGTTATACACTCTGTTTCAAGTTTTGCTGAATGAAGGCGATGAAGTCATCATTCCGATTCCTTATTGGGTCAGCTATCCAGAACAAGTGAAGTTGGCGCAAGGAGTTCCGGTATACATAGAAGCGACATCCAGCCAAGCTTATAAAGTAACTGCTGAACAGTTGAGGAATGCGATAACTGAACGGACGAAAGCGGTAATCATCAATTCTCCAAGCAATCCGACAGGCATGCTGTATACAAAGGAGGAGTTGGCTGAACTGGCAGAAGTTTGCCGGGAAAAGGATATCCTGATCATTTCTGATGAAATTTACGAGAAGTTGATTTATGGTAAAGCTCTCCATACCTCAGTGGCGGAACTATCGGAAGACGCAAAAAAACGCACCATCGTCATCAATGGGGTTTCAAAGTCTCATTCCATGACGGGATGGCGCATCGGCTATGCAGCTGGAGATTCCACTATCATTAAAGCGATGACCGATTTGGCAAGCCATTCAACATCAAACCCGACGACGACTTCCCAATACGCGGCAATTGAAGCCTATAACGGACCACAAGATACAGTGGAAGAAATGCGCCAAGCATTTGAAGCGCGGCTAGAAAGCATCTTCCCTAAAGTGGCGGCCATTCCAGGCTTCAACGTCATTCGTCCGGAAGGCGCATTTTATTTGCTGCCGGATGTGGCAGAAGCAGCTCAAAAAACCGGGTACGCTTCAGTGGATGATTTCGCTACTGCGCTGCTGACGGAAGCGAACGTTGCTGTTATTCCAGGTTCTGGTTTCGGTGCGCCTCGGACAATCCGTTTATCGTATGCAACTTCTCTTGAAGCACTTACTGAGGCGGTAGCTCGCATCGAACAATTCGTAAAATCAAAATGGCAAGACTGA
- a CDS encoding cell wall elongation regulator TseB-like domain-containing protein — translation MKQWITFILGFLSFLAVVLMIVIIVVGNKPFSAVEKQAIDRVESENLLSEIDRAYVYSNKQTSVTVIGTDAEGKAKAAFVPAENDKIETINLEDKVTAQEARGIALKEMKVKDILHTKLGMESEGPVWEIAFINEEDQLNYVYILAKDGTWWKRILNL, via the coding sequence ATGAAACAATGGATTACGTTTATTTTAGGTTTTCTTTCTTTTTTAGCGGTCGTATTGATGATAGTGATTATCGTAGTCGGCAACAAACCTTTTTCTGCTGTTGAAAAACAGGCGATCGATCGGGTGGAAAGTGAGAATCTGCTTTCTGAAATTGACCGGGCATACGTCTATTCAAACAAGCAAACTTCTGTCACAGTTATCGGGACGGACGCAGAAGGCAAGGCAAAAGCGGCATTTGTTCCTGCAGAAAACGATAAAATAGAAACGATCAATCTTGAAGATAAAGTGACGGCTCAAGAAGCTCGTGGAATTGCGCTGAAAGAAATGAAAGTCAAAGATATTTTGCATACAAAGTTAGGAATGGAAAGCGAAGGCCCAGTATGGGAAATCGCTTTTATAAATGAAGAAGATCAATTAAATTATGTCTACATTCTGGCAAAAGATGGAACTTGGTGGAAACGCATTTTGAATTTGTGA
- a CDS encoding DnaD domain-containing protein: MQQPNRLQTWIEQGNVHISQLFFQFYKELKIKDEEAMLLVHIHAFQQQGNHFPTPDEIGARMMTSQLNVTTMLQKLMQQGYLAIDQETEDDVLIERISLQPLWDRLLDCIYKEQNHEKENSQKEMEGEIFQLFEQEFGRFLSPMEIETISMWMDQDGHTPAIIRMALKEAVISQKISLRYVDRILFEWKKKNIKTKTEVTKHATSFREKNIRIQPAGNSAKKVQFYNWLEDRN; encoded by the coding sequence ATGCAACAGCCGAATCGACTGCAGACCTGGATCGAGCAGGGAAATGTTCACATTTCCCAGCTTTTTTTTCAATTCTATAAGGAATTGAAGATCAAGGACGAAGAAGCGATGTTGCTTGTGCACATACACGCGTTTCAACAACAAGGAAATCACTTCCCTACTCCTGATGAAATAGGCGCTCGCATGATGACTTCGCAATTGAATGTAACGACAATGCTGCAAAAATTGATGCAGCAAGGCTATTTGGCTATCGACCAAGAAACAGAAGACGATGTGTTGATTGAACGCATATCGCTGCAGCCGCTATGGGATAGACTGTTGGACTGCATCTATAAAGAACAGAATCATGAAAAAGAAAATTCACAAAAAGAAATGGAAGGCGAAATCTTCCAGCTGTTTGAACAAGAGTTCGGGCGTTTTCTTTCTCCAATGGAAATCGAGACGATTTCCATGTGGATGGACCAGGACGGCCACACGCCAGCAATCATTCGAATGGCGTTAAAAGAAGCAGTAATTTCACAAAAAATCAGTCTGCGCTATGTAGACCGGATATTATTTGAATGGAAAAAGAAAAATATTAAAACAAAAACTGAAGTAACCAAACACGCAACTTCGTTCAGAGAAAAAAATATCCGAATTCAACCTGCTGGAAACTCAGCAAAAAAAGTCCAATTTTACAATTGGCTTGAGGATCGGAATTAG
- a CDS encoding YpoC family protein — MKLSQKLTKEQTDPFFLNWNEKAQRISELHKRRDAQVRIEMQAGILLYKKLLEHCSDSTEKPLMPLNGEERLAFVVSSPGNYAAFRQLDELFSEMKKIIAGKRIQLKRMEE, encoded by the coding sequence GTGAAATTGTCACAGAAGTTAACTAAAGAACAAACCGATCCGTTTTTCCTCAACTGGAATGAGAAAGCGCAGCGCATCAGCGAATTGCATAAGCGGCGGGACGCGCAAGTGCGAATAGAGATGCAGGCCGGCATTCTTTTATACAAGAAATTACTGGAACATTGCTCGGATTCAACAGAAAAACCGTTGATGCCGCTAAACGGTGAAGAGCGCTTGGCTTTTGTAGTTTCGAGTCCTGGCAATTATGCAGCATTCAGGCAACTTGACGAGCTTTTTTCAGAAATGAAGAAAATAATTGCAGGCAAACGTATTCAGTTGAAAAGAATGGAAGAGTAG